In Ornithorhynchus anatinus isolate Pmale09 chromosome 17, mOrnAna1.pri.v4, whole genome shotgun sequence, the following proteins share a genomic window:
- the SLC5A3 gene encoding sodium/myo-inositol cotransporter: protein MRAVLEPADIAIVALYFVLVLCIGFFAMWKSNRSTVSGYFLAGRSMTWVAIGASLFVSNIGSEHFIGLAGSGAASGFAVGAWEFNALMLLQLLGWVFVPVYIRSGVYTMPEYLAKRFGGHRIQIYFAALSLLLYIFTKLSVDLYSGALFIQESLGWNLYLSVILLIGLTALLTVTGGLVAVIYTDTLQALLMIAGALTLMVLSLMEVGGFEEVKRRYMLATPNVTAILLTHNLSNTNSCLVQPKPDALKMLREAGDEDVPWPGFILGQTPASVWYWCADQVIVQRVLAAKNIAHAKGSTLMAGFLKLLPMFIIVVPGMISRILFADELACINPEHCLQVCGSRAGCSNIAYPRLVMKLVPVGLRGLMMAVMIAALMSDLDSIFNSASTIFTLDLYQLVRKGAGSRELMIVGRVFVAFMVVVSIAWVPIIVEMQGGQMYLYIQEVADYLTPPVAALFLLAIFWKRCNEQGAFYGGLTGFVLGAVRLTLAFAYRAPECDQPDTRPALVRDVHYMYVAAALFWVTGLVAVAVSLLTPPPTPEQIRTTTFWSTLGPAAAPGGGGHKGDPYRAREKGPDRAGGVPNGKAEEGLGGVRPEDVNLLAACREDGPAAPASLSPSEAETPVDSYSNGQAALMGRKARGREPAGPGDRYWKFVDWFCGFRGDSPSPRGLRDGAADGEAVCLQMLEETPRVKLMLNVGLFSVCLLGIFMFVYFSL from the coding sequence ATGAGGGCCGTGTTAGAGCCGGCCGACATCGCCATCGTGGCCCTGTACTTCGTGCTGGTGCTGTGCATCGGGTTCTTCGCCATGTGGAAGTCGAACCGGAGCACGGTGAGCGGCTACTTCCTGGCGGGGCGCTCCATGACCTGGGTGGCCATCGGGGCCTCCCTGTTCGTCAGCAACATCGGTAGCGAGCACTTCATCGGGCTGGCGGGCTCCGGAGCCGCCAGCGGGTTTGCCgtgggggcctgggagttcaaCGCCCTGATGCTCCTGCAGCTCCTGGGCTGGGTCTTCGTCCCGGTGTACATCCGGTCCGGGGTGTACACCATGCCCGAGTACCTGGCCAAGCGCTTCGGCGGTCACCGGATCCAGATCTACTTCGCCGCCCTGTCCCTGCTCCTCTACATCTTCACCAAGCTGTCGGTCGACCTGTACTCGGGAGCCCTGTTCATCCAGGAGTCCCTGGGCTGGAACCTGTACCTGTCGGTCATCCTGCTGATCGGCCTGACGGCCCTGCTGACGGTGACCGGGGGTCTGGTGGCGGTCATCTACACGGACACCCTGCAGGCCCTGCTCATGATCGCCGGGGCGCTGACCCTCATGGTCCTGAGCCTGATGGAGGTGGGCGGCTTCGAGGAGGTGAAGCGACGGTACATGCTGGCCACGCCCAACGTGACGGCCATCCTGCTGACCCACAACCTGTCCAACACCAACTCGTGCCTGGTCCAGCCCAAGCCGGACGCCCTGAAGATGCTGCGGGAGGCGGGCGACGAGGACGTCCCCTGGCCGGGCTTCATCCTGGGCCAGACGCCGGCGTCGGTCTGGTACTGGTGCGCCGACCAGGTCATCGTCCAGCGGGTCCTGGCCGCCAAGAACATCGCCCACGCCAAGGGGTCCACCCTGATGGCGGGCTTCCTGAAGCTGCTGCCCATGTTCATCATCGTGGTGCCCGGGATGATCTCGCGGATCCTGTTCGCGGACGAGCTCGCCTGCATCAACCCCGAGCACTGCCTGCAGGTGTGCGGGAGCCGGGCCGGCTGCTCCAACATCGCCTACCCCCGGCTGGTCATGAAGCTGGTGCCCGTGGGGCTGCGGGGCCTGATGATGGCCGTGATGATCGCCGCCCTCATGAGCGACCTGGACTCCATCTTCAACAGCGCCAGCACCATCTTCACCCTGGACCTCTACCAGCTGGTCCGCAAGGGCGCCGGCTCCCGGGAGCTGATGATCGTGGGCCGGGTGTTCGTCGCCTTCATGGTGGTCGTCAGCATCGCCTGGGTGCCCATCATCGTGGAGATGCAGGGGGGCCAGATGTACCTGTACATCCAAGAGGTGGCCGACTACCTGACCCCGCCGGTGGCCGCCCTCTTCCTGCTGGCCATATTCTGGAAGCGCTGCAACGAGCAGGGGGCCTTCTACGGCGGCCTGACGGGCTTCGTCCTGGGGGCCGTCCGCCTGACCCTGGCCTTCGCCTACCGGGCCCCGGAGTGCGACCAGCCGGACACGAGGCCGGCCCTCGTCCGGGACGTCCACTACATGTACGTGGCCGCGGCCCTCTTTTGGGTCACGGGCCTGGTGGCCGTGGCCGTCAGCCTCCTCACGCCGCCCCCGACCCCGGAGCAGATCCGCACCACCACCTTCTGGTCCACCCTGGGCCCCGCGGCGgcgcccgggggcggcggccacAAGGGAGACCCCTACCGGGCCCGGGAGAAGGGCCCCGACCGCGCCGGCGGCGTCCCCAACGGCAAGGCCGAGGAGGGCCTCGGGGGCGTCCGGCCCGAGGACGTCAACCTGCTGGCCGCCTGCCGGGAggacggccccgccgcccccgcgtcGCTCAGCCCCTCCGAGGCGGAGACCCCCGTCGACTCCTACTCCAACGGGCAGGCGGCCCTCATGGGCCGCaaggcccgggggagggagcccgccgggcccggggaccgGTACTGGAAGTTCGTCGACTGGTTCTGCGGCTTCCGGGGCGACAGCCCGAGCCCCCGGGGGCTCAGGGACGGGGCGGCGGACGGAGAGGCCGTCTGTTTACAGATGCTGGAGGAGACGCCCAGGGTTAAGCTGATGCTCAACGTCGGGCTCTTCTCTGTGTGTTTGCTGGGGATCTTCATGTTCGTTTATTTCTCCCTGTGA